A single genomic interval of Nitrospirota bacterium harbors:
- the folE gene encoding GTP cyclohydrolase I FolE encodes MDIEKIERGVKLILEGIGEDPERPGLRRTPQRVSAMFQEIFSGLQTPPEDLLQHIEGETHDEMVMLKDIPFYSVCEHHLLPFFGRAHIAYIPAKGRIVGIGELAKALEMLAKRPQVQERLTAQLADMIMERLRPRGAMVIIDAEHLCLSMRGIKKPGARTVTSAVRGIFRSKQSTREEMLELIKKRD; translated from the coding sequence ATGGACATAGAAAAGATTGAAAGAGGTGTGAAGCTTATACTTGAGGGGATTGGTGAGGACCCTGAAAGGCCCGGATTGCGCAGGACCCCGCAGAGGGTTTCAGCCATGTTTCAGGAGATTTTTTCGGGTCTTCAGACCCCTCCCGAAGACCTCCTGCAGCATATAGAAGGCGAAACTCATGATGAGATGGTGATGCTCAAGGATATACCCTTTTACTCTGTGTGCGAACACCACCTCCTGCCCTTTTTTGGCCGAGCACATATTGCCTATATCCCTGCGAAGGGAAGGATTGTCGGCATAGGGGAGCTTGCAAAGGCACTTGAGATGCTTGCAAAGAGGCCGCAGGTTCAGGAGAGACTGACTGCACAGCTTGCAGACATGATAATGGAGCGGTTGAGACCAAGAGGGGCCATGGTGATCATTGATGCAGAGCATCTCTGTCTCAGTATGCGGGGAATCAAGAAGCCCGGGGCAAGGACTGTGACCTCAGCAGTAAGAGGGATATTCAGGAGCAAGCAGTCAACAAGGGAAGAGATGCTTGAGCTGATAAAGAAGAGGGACTGA
- a CDS encoding efflux RND transporter permease subunit: MLEKIIEYSIKNRFLIILATVFVLLWGIYSLSKMPLDAIPDLSDVQVIIYTKYSGQAPQVVEDQVTYPLTTAMLAVPGSTVVRGYSFFGFSFVYILFEDGTDLYWARSRVLEYLNYVSGLLPEGVTPSLGPDATGVGWVYEYALVDRTGKYDLAQLRSMQDWYLRYELTSVEGVSEVASVGGFVKQYQVDVDPNKLLAYNISISKVKKAIKRSNQDVGGRLLEVSEIEYMVRGLGYIKGIEDIKNIAIGVDDKGTPILIRDVANVHLGPELRRGITELDGEGEVAGGVVLMRFGGNALATIDRVKEKLESLKAGLPEGVEIVPVYDRSGLINSAISTLKVKLIEESIVVALVCVIFLLHFRSAFVAIFTLPVGILMAIIVMNFQGLNANIMSLGGIAIAIGAMIDAAIVMIENAHKQLEKDSGSKDHWLIITIAAKQVGPALFFSLLIITFSFLPIFTLQAQEGRLFRPLAFTKTYSMAGAALLAVTLVPVMMGYFIKTTLLPELWSRKKQRVVSVGVSALVFLLFWLISALFPMSVLGAFGISIAIFMCALTLLLLWPQEIKPERRNPVNRFLIWVYKPVIRWVLHHKAVTMALAVLVVLTLLPFRSMVVEKLPEGPIRTLAGKLDMFFPLEKIGGEFMPPLYEGDLLYMPSTFPGISITKARELLQQTDKIIKSFPEVERVFGKIGRADTATDPAPLSMIETTIMLKPQEEWREVPVERFFSGWPGFIRSPLAKIWPEKRVITPKELMDEMNKAIQLPGVTNAWTMPIKTRIDMLATGIKTPVGIKIMGDNLDTLAVLGEKIEAVVRQIPGTLSVYSERVVGGYYLDYDIDRRAAARYGLTVGDVQDVIQSAIGGMNVTETVEGLERYPVNVRYSRELRDTIPKLKRILIATPTGAQIPIAQVANISISQGPPVIKSENSRMSAWIYVDLAGIDIATYVKNAREVIANEVDLPPGYNIVWSGQYEYMERANKRLAVVVPITLLVIFLLLYFNFRNVSEAIIVMLSMPFAIVGGIWFIYLLGYNMSIAVGVGFIALAGVSAEIGVLVLIYIDHAYEERLLAGRMNTREDLYEAFIAGTSERVRPIMMTVTAIIAGLLPLFWGHGAGADTMRRIAAPMIGGMVSSTILTLIVIPAIYAAVKGRSLSSNKKEERDA; the protein is encoded by the coding sequence ATGCTTGAGAAGATAATTGAATACTCAATAAAAAACAGGTTTCTGATTATCCTTGCCACTGTGTTTGTTCTCCTCTGGGGTATTTATTCCTTGTCAAAGATGCCACTTGACGCAATTCCCGACCTCTCTGATGTCCAGGTTATTATTTACACCAAATACTCAGGACAGGCGCCTCAGGTGGTAGAGGACCAGGTTACTTACCCGCTTACAACGGCGATGCTTGCTGTTCCGGGATCAACTGTTGTCAGAGGCTACTCCTTTTTCGGTTTTTCCTTTGTCTACATCCTCTTTGAGGACGGCACGGACCTCTACTGGGCAAGGAGCCGGGTGCTTGAGTACCTGAACTATGTGTCCGGTCTTTTGCCCGAGGGCGTAACCCCGTCACTGGGGCCTGATGCCACCGGTGTTGGATGGGTATATGAATATGCGCTTGTGGACAGAACCGGCAAGTATGACCTTGCACAACTCCGCTCCATGCAGGACTGGTATCTCCGCTATGAGCTCACCTCAGTGGAAGGTGTGTCCGAGGTGGCTTCGGTGGGCGGCTTTGTGAAGCAGTACCAGGTGGATGTGGATCCGAACAAGCTTCTTGCATACAATATTTCCATATCAAAAGTGAAGAAGGCAATAAAGAGGTCCAACCAGGATGTGGGCGGACGCCTGCTGGAGGTGTCTGAGATCGAATATATGGTCAGAGGGCTGGGCTATATCAAAGGTATCGAAGATATCAAGAATATCGCTATCGGTGTGGACGATAAAGGGACGCCGATCCTAATCCGGGACGTGGCCAACGTACACCTTGGCCCTGAACTCCGGCGCGGTATAACCGAATTGGACGGTGAAGGGGAGGTTGCAGGCGGGGTTGTGCTGATGCGGTTTGGGGGGAATGCACTTGCAACTATAGACCGCGTCAAGGAGAAGCTGGAGAGCCTCAAGGCGGGTCTTCCGGAAGGCGTTGAGATAGTTCCCGTCTATGACAGGTCCGGACTGATCAACAGTGCTATCTCTACTCTCAAGGTGAAGCTCATAGAAGAGTCCATAGTGGTGGCACTTGTCTGTGTAATATTCCTCCTGCATTTCAGGTCAGCCTTTGTGGCGATTTTTACACTGCCTGTAGGTATCCTTATGGCGATTATCGTCATGAACTTCCAGGGGCTCAACGCCAATATCATGTCCCTTGGCGGCATTGCAATCGCCATAGGTGCGATGATCGATGCCGCGATAGTGATGATAGAGAACGCCCACAAGCAACTGGAGAAGGACAGCGGTTCCAAGGACCACTGGTTAATTATAACCATTGCTGCAAAACAGGTGGGGCCGGCGCTTTTCTTTTCGCTGCTGATCATCACCTTTTCGTTCCTTCCTATCTTTACGCTTCAGGCCCAGGAAGGAAGGCTTTTCCGGCCCCTTGCGTTCACCAAGACTTACTCCATGGCCGGAGCAGCACTGCTTGCAGTGACACTCGTTCCCGTGATGATGGGATACTTCATCAAAACCACTCTCCTGCCCGAACTGTGGAGCAGGAAGAAACAGAGGGTGGTCTCAGTGGGTGTCTCAGCGCTTGTTTTCCTCCTGTTCTGGCTGATTTCAGCACTCTTTCCCATGTCGGTGCTCGGTGCATTCGGTATCTCGATTGCGATCTTCATGTGTGCCCTGACCCTGCTCCTCCTCTGGCCCCAGGAGATCAAGCCTGAAAGAAGGAATCCGGTTAACAGGTTTCTCATCTGGGTGTATAAACCCGTAATCCGCTGGGTGCTGCACCACAAGGCCGTTACCATGGCGCTGGCCGTTCTGGTGGTTTTGACACTGCTGCCGTTCCGTTCAATGGTTGTCGAGAAGCTGCCGGAAGGGCCGATCAGGACCCTTGCCGGGAAGCTGGACATGTTTTTTCCACTCGAGAAGATCGGAGGGGAGTTCATGCCGCCGCTTTACGAGGGAGACCTGCTGTACATGCCGAGTACCTTTCCCGGTATATCCATAACCAAGGCAAGGGAACTGCTGCAGCAGACAGACAAGATTATCAAGTCCTTTCCGGAAGTGGAGCGGGTCTTTGGCAAGATCGGGCGTGCAGATACTGCGACTGACCCGGCACCTTTATCAATGATAGAGACCACCATCATGTTGAAGCCCCAGGAGGAGTGGCGGGAAGTGCCGGTAGAGAGGTTTTTCTCTGGCTGGCCCGGCTTTATCCGTTCTCCCCTTGCGAAGATATGGCCGGAGAAGAGGGTGATAACTCCCAAGGAATTAATGGACGAGATGAACAAGGCGATACAGTTGCCGGGTGTAACGAATGCCTGGACAATGCCGATCAAGACGAGGATAGATATGCTCGCAACAGGAATCAAGACGCCTGTGGGCATAAAGATAATGGGTGATAATCTCGATACCCTTGCAGTCCTTGGAGAGAAGATCGAGGCCGTGGTGAGACAGATTCCTGGAACACTCTCCGTTTATTCCGAGCGTGTTGTCGGAGGATATTACCTTGATTATGACATTGACCGCCGGGCGGCAGCCAGGTACGGCCTTACGGTCGGTGATGTCCAGGACGTCATCCAGTCGGCTATTGGCGGGATGAATGTGACCGAGACGGTTGAGGGGCTGGAGCGCTATCCGGTTAATGTCAGGTACAGCCGTGAGTTGAGAGACACCATACCAAAACTTAAGCGCATACTTATAGCCACCCCTACCGGAGCCCAGATACCGATAGCTCAGGTAGCCAACATCAGCATAAGCCAGGGGCCCCCTGTCATTAAGAGTGAAAACTCAAGGATGAGCGCCTGGATTTACGTGGACCTTGCAGGTATTGATATTGCCACCTATGTGAAGAATGCCAGGGAGGTTATTGCCAACGAGGTGGATCTTCCCCCGGGATACAATATAGTCTGGTCAGGACAGTATGAGTATATGGAGAGGGCTAACAAGAGGCTTGCCGTGGTAGTGCCGATTACACTCCTGGTTATATTTCTTCTCCTTTACTTTAACTTCAGAAATGTCAGTGAGGCTATAATTGTCATGCTCTCGATGCCCTTTGCAATAGTTGGCGGTATCTGGTTTATCTACCTGTTGGGCTATAACATGAGTATTGCGGTCGGGGTCGGCTTTATAGCACTGGCCGGTGTTTCTGCAGAGATCGGAGTGCTGGTGCTCATCTATATTGATCATGCATATGAGGAGCGTCTGCTTGCAGGCAGGATGAATACGAGGGAGGATCTTTACGAGGCGTTTATAGCGGGGACGTCCGAAAGGGTCCGGCCTATAATGATGACCGTGACCGCTATCATTGCCGGGCTGCTGCCGCTTTTCTGGGGACATGGGGCAGGGGCGGATACAATGCGCAGGATAGCGGCTCCCATGATTGGAGGAATGGTATCGTCGACGATCCTTACCCTGATTGTGATACCGGCGATATATGCTGCCGTAAAAGGCAGGAGCCTGAGCAGCAACAAAAAGGAGGAGCGAGATGCATAA
- a CDS encoding P-II family nitrogen regulator: MHKMVMAVIRRALFDKITGEFEKKRIHFTCSAVKGFGKEVRLYHEDIHDRIKLEIIAEEKDVQGIKDIIISNVNHGTTGAGILAVYKLDEFMEFSDLR, encoded by the coding sequence ATGCATAAGATGGTCATGGCCGTAATAAGGCGTGCATTATTTGATAAGATTACCGGTGAGTTTGAAAAGAAAAGGATACATTTTACGTGTTCGGCTGTAAAGGGTTTCGGGAAGGAGGTGCGCCTTTACCATGAGGACATCCACGACCGTATCAAGCTCGAGATTATTGCTGAGGAGAAGGATGTGCAGGGTATAAAGGATATCATCATCTCGAATGTGAACCATGGGACTACCGGAGCAGGCATACTTGCAGTCTATAAGCTTGATGAATTTATGGAGTTTTCCGATTTGCGGTGA
- a CDS encoding 5-formyltetrahydrofolate cyclo-ligase, with product MKRRTAWPIDETGLVTVTVADKMDTKQAIRKEVISRRDAIPLEVRKAKDRMIRERLSGLAEYRNAGTVMLFASFRTEVDTMPIIADALMQGKRVVLPKVDSAKKELGLYNIRSVDELTPGYMDIPEPGVVEGREVAPEELELIVMPGVAFDKRGGRLGYGGGYYDRLIAGLRRRPPLVAVAYEEQVISEVPVADHDVRVNKIVTDRRVIEVRDAGA from the coding sequence GTGAAGAGACGAACGGCGTGGCCGATAGACGAAACGGGCCTCGTAACCGTAACCGTAGCCGATAAAATGGATACCAAACAGGCTATAAGAAAAGAGGTAATAAGCCGGCGGGATGCGATTCCTTTAGAGGTAAGGAAGGCCAAGGACAGGATGATTCGGGAGAGACTGTCCGGGCTGGCAGAATACAGGAATGCAGGCACGGTTATGCTCTTTGCCTCGTTCAGGACAGAAGTTGACACGATGCCAATAATAGCGGATGCCCTGATGCAGGGTAAGCGGGTGGTGCTGCCAAAGGTGGACAGTGCGAAAAAAGAGCTGGGACTATATAATATAAGGTCTGTGGATGAACTGACTCCGGGGTATATGGACATACCGGAACCGGGAGTTGTTGAAGGCAGGGAAGTAGCCCCTGAGGAGCTTGAACTTATAGTGATGCCCGGTGTGGCCTTTGATAAAAGGGGTGGAAGGCTCGGCTATGGAGGCGGATACTATGACCGTCTGATTGCCGGATTGAGGCGCAGGCCGCCCCTTGTTGCGGTGGCCTATGAAGAACAGGTAATCAGTGAGGTGCCTGTTGCAGACCATGATGTCAGGGTCAACAAGATCGTTACAGACAGGAGAGTAATAGAGGTAAGGGATGCCGGGGCTTAA
- a CDS encoding carbon monoxide dehydrogenase accessory protein CooC, which yields MKIAVTGKGGVGKTTLSAILSHIYAKEGKSVVAVDADPDANLAQAFGLSRKEIEGIRPIAELTDVITDRTGARPGNMGGIFKLNPRVADIPEEFGYRINGITLLVMGKSKEAASGCYCPENVFLRSLLRHLVLDREEVVIVDMEAGIEHLTRGTAEGVDMFLIVVEPGQRSIQTAGTVRDMVAGLGVKRIYAVANKVRNERDEEFVRSALGDILLPGVIKFNPEIMEADLTGMPPFEKSPETVREVEELKKSIEKLKDR from the coding sequence ATGAAAATAGCCGTAACCGGTAAAGGCGGGGTGGGTAAAACCACCCTTTCTGCTATTCTGAGCCATATCTATGCAAAAGAAGGCAAAAGTGTTGTTGCCGTGGATGCAGACCCTGATGCCAACCTTGCCCAGGCATTCGGCCTGTCCCGAAAGGAGATAGAGGGAATCAGGCCTATAGCGGAACTGACCGACGTTATTACTGATCGGACAGGTGCAAGGCCGGGGAATATGGGTGGAATCTTTAAACTGAATCCACGGGTTGCCGACATTCCCGAGGAGTTTGGCTACAGGATAAACGGGATAACACTGCTCGTGATGGGGAAGTCAAAGGAGGCTGCCTCCGGCTGTTATTGTCCCGAAAATGTATTTCTGAGGAGTCTGCTGAGGCACCTTGTGCTTGACAGGGAGGAAGTCGTGATTGTGGATATGGAGGCCGGCATAGAGCACCTGACAAGGGGGACTGCAGAAGGGGTTGATATGTTTCTGATCGTTGTGGAGCCGGGGCAGAGGAGTATCCAGACTGCAGGGACCGTAAGGGATATGGTAGCAGGACTTGGTGTCAAACGGATATATGCGGTTGCAAATAAAGTGAGAAACGAGAGGGATGAGGAATTTGTCCGTTCAGCCCTGGGCGATATTCTCCTTCCTGGTGTAATAAAGTTCAACCCGGAAATCATGGAAGCAGACCTTACAGGTATGCCTCCGTTTGAGAAGAGCCCTGAGACGGTGAGAGAGGTTGAGGAATTGAAGAAGTCAATTGAGAAACTAAAGGATCGGTAA